The following nucleotide sequence is from Harpia harpyja isolate bHarHar1 chromosome 7, bHarHar1 primary haplotype, whole genome shotgun sequence.
CACCATCTGGGGGCCAAGCCTGGGGTTTTGtatgaaaatgtcttttaattatataaattatttcacttAACTGGATGCCATCCACTCTGCTTGTTGGGGGGGAAGAGGACCTGGGGAGCTgtgctccctccctcctcaggGATCTCCCCAGCATCCAACCATGGCCTGAGGAGCAGTGGCAGACGGTTTTATGCTGGGCTGGGTGGAGGCAGAGACCCCCATCCTAGCTCTCCCTGTTAGGTGGAAATGAGGGGGTCAGGGTAGGAGGGAAGGGTGCAGTTTGCTAGCTGAGGGTAGAATCCTGCTCTGTGCAGCCCAGGAGTTCCTGAACACAACAGGCTACTCACTCATAGACCTGGGCACAGCCCCCCACTTCAGCCCCCAAGACAGAGACCACCAGAAGTAATTTGCTCCAGGATACAGTACTGCACCTGTGACTCCAAACACCCCTTCCAGGGCAAGGCCACATGCATTGACAAGCCAAAGCCCCACAGCCCTTTAAGATAGAAAGATCTCCTTTATTAATGAACCCCAACAGTATTTCTTCAGATACAGGAGTTTTGAACTCAAATactcagaagaaaacaagttaaTATTGCATTATTCTCATAAGAAATACTGCAACTTATTTCCGGTAACATATTGCAAAGCGaaacagcttgaaaagaaaaaaaaaaattaaaaaagaaaagaaattaagtcaaTCAAACTGGAATTAAGGTTTTGTTTCTTGGAACGATCGAGTCCTCGCAAGCACAGCTCGTTTCTGCAGATTACTCCCCAAACTGTCGTACAAACAGACCCCGATTGCTTGAATTCCTTATGAGCCCACAGAGGTGCAACATTAAAAGCTACGATTATCGGGTAGCAAGTACCCCAACCTTCGTCCTCCACTGCAGCCTCAGTGAACCTGGCGTTAACGGGTTGTGAACGTCTTCCCCCTGAAAGGATGCAGAGAGAGGTCAGCACAGCCCCCCAGcactgttctggggtgccccagGGTGGCTTACAGGGCTTTTGGTGGGGCGCATGCTTGCACTGAGCTCTCAAAGCCAGGCAGGCACTGCTGGTTCAGAGCTTGCAGGCATTTGTGGCTGCAGAACCAGGTcatggggctgtggggaggggttGGCTTTTGCAGAGGGGACAACCTCACTGCCCTAGAGCAGAACGCAAAGGGGGGCATGCCAGGACACACAGAAAAAGGATGCCAAGGGGCTCTGGGATCAGCAGAGGGCAAAGGACCCGAGGGAAACATGTTCATGCAACTGCTCTCCTCCACCCACTTTGCTCTGGGCTGCTTTATTCCCAAGAGGGAGCCAGCCAGCTAGCGCGGTGGCCCGGGAGCGCTCCTGGCCCCAGCCATCTGCTGGCCAAGGGCAGCCAGGGCTCCGAGGAGCAGCAGATGCACCAGGCagcaggaacctgctccagtgcccgCAAACCCCCAGGAAGGACCTGGCCACTCTCCCCTGTGAGCTGGAGCTGCCCCCAGCGGTGATCAGCCAGCTTTAATACAACAGGGGAAAAGCCCCATGAATGCCACCACAGGCTCAGGGGGGGACAATGGAGACACCAGGGCTCACAGAGCCATGTACGAGCCTTCTTTCACAAAGGACCTGCCGGCACAGGGTTTGCCACAGACCCAGCTCCTACAAAGGACATGTGAGGCAGTGAGTGAGTGTGGTGGAGGGAGCACAGGAGACCTGAGATGCCAACATGCCCTGATCCAGGCTTTCGCCTCAAGGCACCCAGGCAAGCACCTCACTATGAAACACCCCCTTTCTCTCTCAGATGGGGTCCCAGCACATCAGGCCCTGGTCTGGTCACCCCCACAGCATCCCAGTCCTCCCTGGACTGGAGTATGCCAAGCTGAGAAGGAGCAAGCTCGTGGCTGGCAGAGAAGCCCAGAGAGTCAGGCCCTGCTTTCCTACTCACGtgattgttttcatttctttcttctctgcgTCTGGACGGGCACGGTTCAGCACCTTGAGGAAATCCGATGTTTTTGCCCTCATACGCGTGTGAATATAGGCCTGCGTTTCATTAGGACAAAATGGGGACGGGTCAGGATTCTTCCTTCATAGCTGAGATTTCAGGACACGGGGTAGGAGCtacttttctcttcctttttgggAAAGCACGTAGCTCTGCACAGGCACGGTGCTATGAGGGGAGTTCAGGAGGCAACAGTGAAAATTGCTGTCTAAGCCCTGGTCAAAGCCAGGTCTCTCTGAACAATTACCCTCATTTCTGttcccagaaagaaaagaaagcagatccAAAAGGGAAAAATCCTATTTCGCTGCTAGCATGGGAAGCAAACAGGCACTTGCCTGTGCCAAAGAGCAGGGAGGAGGTGATGATGCATCACTTGCCACCCCTGCAGGACTGGGGAGGGCAATGCCAGGCCCCAATGAATTCTCAGGGGGGCACCCCTGCCCCGAGCTCCTCCCTTGCAGCACCCAGGTTAGACAGGCCAAAGCTACCCTGtatcccccagccccatcccctcAGTACCTTCGAGCACTTGATGTGATAGTGCAGGTAGTCCCGGAACGTGTGGATCAGGTTTATGGTGTTGTCTCTGGCAGCAGCATTGGTGTGACGGGGGAACAGCACTGAAAGAAGAGGGCGACGCAAACCATTAGAGCCTCCAGAGGCTACCAAAGGGCTTCAGGTTCCTCCAGTGCTGGAGGCTTCAAGGTGTGCTGCTTTGAATACCTGCTTTGCTCTCTACAAAGAGCCCTTTACTGTGACACATACCAAGACTAAGCAGCACTTGTGATTTTAAACACAGGGCTTCGCAGCACTTTTCCACGTCTCCTGCAGCAGCCTGGACACAGCTGTGCACTCTGGAGGACGCAGGCAAGGCCAAGTGCCCAGAGATGACAGCACTGTAGGAAACTGCATGACGCTACTTCAGTGCCTGGGAGAAGCAAATggaggagagagctgggaggcAGACAAGGGCGGCCAGGCTGCTCAACTGATTTCAAGATCTAGACTGCCCTTGGATCTTGAAATCCGTTGTGGATCCCTGCCTGGCAGCTTGTCAGCACTGTGACAGAGCCAGACTTGGTTACTGCAGGGGCCTGGTGGCTCACTCTTTCCACAGGCTGGTGCTGTGCTAAGCGTCCCTGATCCAAAGGCTGAAAGACCTTTTGTCTGGGTGATGATCTCACCTGGGACTGTCAGATCAGATAACAGGGAAATTTCATCTGGACAAGAATGAAGTCTTGCTTGCTGTCCCAGACTTGCCATTAGACAGCACTCCCATAGCTGATGAGCTGCCCTAACCTCAAGGCACCATTCCCAGCACAGGAAGAGGGCAGTGCTAACTTCACCTTGTCCTGCAGTGTCTGTGCTCCACCTCTGAGCTCTGAACTGCAGGAATGCTGGCCTGAGAGACCCTAATGGCACATCCAACCATGACCTCCAATTTCTCTGGAAGAGACCTTTCCCTTTGAACAGGGCAGGGTTTGGACTCCTCAGCATTGCTGCCCAGGAGGAAGCGATGACTCTGCTGGCCTGCACCTCTGCAGGCAGGGGAAAGTGGCTCATCAGAGACAGAAATGTTTGGCCCAGAacaaaggcagagctggagaagcagaactcactgccctgctcctgatCTCCGATTGCCTCTGCTGATCAAGCACTGCACAGGTGCCTGTAGCTGGACAAGCTACAAATACACTTGCATGAAACCTCCCACAAGAAACCTCCAGTTTCTACAATATCACAGCAAAGCCACCCTTCTCTTGCTCCCAAATGCTGAACTTGTTTTATAGGCAGACACTAAATGGCTCACTGTCCACTTCCACGCCTTCTTGCCCACAGCAGAGCTGAGGTGACCTGATACAGCGAAGGGACACACTGAAGGGGGCAGACAACGCAGACTGCAACTCCAGAATCCCTTCAGCGCCCAATGACCTGTTTGAAGACTCAGGAAAGGtgaattcctttttgtttttcatgcagcagcaggaaccTCTCTCCTCCCCAAGTGTCCCCAGGCCTCAGAGCTGCCTGCTTACCAAAGGTGATGTAGCCAATATTGTCGCCAACAGCCGCGTCTGTGTCTTTCAGCTCCAAGGGCGGCTCCCTGTGGCTGAAGAGCACCTGTGGGGCTGTGTGACTGGCCCGGCGACCCTCCTTGAACTCCTGAACAAGACAAAGCGAAGGTGAGTCCCACTACGACACTCCACTGGGAAAGCAAACGGGGTTTCCCTACTTCCACAGGGCAACTGAGCTGGAGGTTTCCCATCTTTCCCTGAATGGGCTGAGTCTATCAGGCCAAACCTCTGGAAAACAatcttttttcccagcaaaaccAGACCAAAACGCATACTGTCCTGGGTTTACACGTGGCCCTAGCACAGCCCCTCAGCTGGGGTGGCTTTCAGCATCACCCTTCCTACCATGGGTGTTTTGTGGAAGGGACACCTCAGTCTGAAAAAGCACATGAGACAGCACAGTTCCTGCCAGGTCAACATCGTTAATGCTTCCAGCAAAAGTCAGCAGCTCCCATCAGCCCAGAGGAAAGGAAATTCTCAGAAAGGGCTGTGAGGTCTCCATTGCACTTAGCATAAAGGCTCTGCCGTTTGAGAAAGCACCTCCCACCAGGAGTCTTTGCCTCAGCATTAAGAAGCACCTATAGCATTTGAAGCTTGTGTGCGAAGCCTGCTCCTCCTAACACTTCTCTACCTCAAAACAATACCTCCAGGCAAGGAGATCCCTTCCACCAGGGAACCTCTCTGACAGCAGCACAACCCCCACCTCCCATGAAATGAAGCGGGTCTGCATTTCAGGAATTATAGGACTGTCCCTACATGGGGCTGGGAAAGTCCAGACAACATTCCCCTCGCCCAAGGCAGGGCAGCCTCCCCTCTGCCTCACTGTCCCCCAGCGCAACCTACACATCATCAGCCACCCTCGACCTCTCCTCCCTTCTGAGCAGAGCTCACCCTGGGAAGGGCAGGAGCATCCATGCCACTTTTAGAGAACCCAGTAGTTCACTGGGGTTTCCTTAATGAAATGCTTAGCTTGCACTTCCGCCTGCTTATGCCAGAGGGTACAATGGTTCAAAAGGCTTCACTGGTTAGTTAATGGTCAGATTTTCTCCATGAGAGCCGAGATGAGCAGCCACCATGCCTGACTGGGCTGTGTTATGCAAGAGCAATAGCTGGAGGGAAGGAGCCGGTGTGACTCAGAGTGGAAATTCTtgtggctgggcaggagcagggtttgctgttgtaaaaaccaAGAACTTGGGACACGGAGACTCTGGGACAGCTGCTGCCTTGAAGGCCTGCCACCTCCCTGGGAGCCTCACAAACCCTGTTTTGTTTACCTCATGCCTCCCTCCCTGTTTTAAAAGCTGAACTCCAGGCTGTGGGATATGCTGGTGGGGAAAAGCTCAAAGCCAGACCAGATGCCCTGCCCGTAGCTAAAGAACACAGAGAGCAGAGCTACGAGATAAGACTCCCATCACAACAGACCCTGTTCTAATGACCCCCAAACACAGATCAACTGGTATCCAGCAAACTGGGCCAGCAACTTGCTGTCCACGAGCCTGTCAGCAGCATGGCCTGGCACCCCTGAATGGATGGGCTAAAGCTCCTCTAGCCCTGCAACACCCTGCAGggccctgctccccagctgtgcCTGTGCAGGAGGCTCCCCAGGTGCTTCAGCAGACATAAGGTGAGCTAGGCAGGCCAGTGACACAGATGAACACACATACCAGCATGCACTGAGCCTTCCCCAGCTGTAAGCAAATATCTCAATCTCCACAGGCTGCATGCAGCCACTAGCAGACATGCAAAGTGTTTACTATGGCCTCTGAATGCTTCCCAGCTAAATAGCAGTTGCAAAGGGTAGCTGAGTCCAGAAGTACTTGGCATTAAGATGATTGATTCAAGCCCACAAACTAAGCAAATTCACAGCTTTGAAAAGCTCAAACTCGAGACCCTACCGTGGCATGTGAGAGCAGCCACACCGAGCTGCTGAGACTCTGCAGCATTTGAGCATTGGCAGGAACAAACTTCAAGGTGAAGACAGCTCTCAGCACGATCGCAGGCACAGCACATTGCCTCACCCCTTCTTCTCCCTTTACAGCCTCCCCACCACGCTCAGCTCCTCAGCTGGCTGGCGATCCCTATACCACAGCTAGCTGCACTACAGGGCCTCAAGGTGGATACTGAAGTATTCACCATGGTGTTTCTCATCTGTAACACATATGTTTGATTGTCCATACAAGCAAGACCATCGATAATAAAGATGCCAATGCAAGAGCCTGGATTAGAACATACACCACCTATTAACATGGTTCCTCCATCCCAGTGCAGCCTGGAGCCCTGCAAAGCATTTACGTGCATTAAACTGCCTGTGAGTTAACTTCAGCCTAATATCTGCTCATTTGGCAATGCTGCTTCAAGCAAGAAGGCATGTGAATCGAGGGCCAAACCCTTTCCCCATAATTCAGTTTCCATACCTGCATAAACACCTTTCCGATCACCACGTCATCGTCATCCTTAAATACCGTGCTGAACACAACCGTGACACGGTCCTTTTTTGCCTCGACATACCTGCAGGGGGGTGAGAGAGGAAAACCCAGCTGTGAACAGGAGCTAAGAGGTACAACTGGATGAGGAAGAAACTGCCAGACAAGGTCAAGTGGAGACAACCACCATTCACAGGCCTGGCTGCTGaaaatttctcctccctcaagaAAGTATTTACAGGGagcaaaacatttctgttggGAGTGGCCAGTTTCTCTGCTGCGTGCAGCCACAAGTGCTGCCACTAAGAGACTCTTGTGTAACATCCCTGCAGCCCGAGGGATGAGCACTACCCTCAATGGGTACTTCTGACAGCCTAGGACAGGCCCTTATTACCCTGCTGAAGTACAGAGCAGTAGGATTTCCTGACTTTCCACCACAACACAGAGCTGGAGCAGGAAGTGTACTGACAGCTGTCTGACTCCCATGCTGCTTGGTTTGAACACTTACATTGTCTCATCGTCCCGGTAGTGGATGAcagctcttttctctccttctttgcCCTCTTCCTGGAATTTGAAATACTTCTCAAAGACTGAAGCAAAGCAGTTGCGCTTCAACATGCCAGCTTGGTGCACGATAGCGTCCTTGTCTGTGGGAAGGTTCTCCAGGTCGTAGAGCAAAGAGACATTGTAACCTGGGGAGGGACAGCCACTAACTTAATAATCTAAGCAGGGCCTTAATGAAGCCAGAGACATTTTCTGGGAAAAGACACCTACAGTCCCACCTTTGCCTTAAGCCCTCCCAAAAGCCCCAGGGGTGAGTGCTTCCCACTCCAAGCATCACCAGAAGCCATGCCTGAACTCAGCGCGTGGCCATGGCAACACTCCTGGGGCTCCTTCCTGAGCTTCCAGACACACGTGCTGGCTGAGCTGCTCCCAAGTTTTTACAGTGAGTAGGAAGAGATGCTGTCACAGGTAACCATGGTTTTCCTGTGTCTCACGAAGCGTCTTTGAGAAGAACAAAGACCCCAACCGTGAGGAACAGAGGCTTCCCAGAGAAAGGCTGCATCAAGAATTACAGCTTGTGCTGCAAGCTACTTCAGCCCTGACGTACCCAAGCCACCTTTTAAATTGCCATTCATTGTACAGAGCCCCAGATATCAAGCTCTTGAAGTGCAGCCTTCATTTGAGGCGACTTAAGTCATTTTGGAATTGCATTCAGACATACAGAGTAAATGTTATTGGATGGTTACCTGATTCAGGATTTACCAAGTAGTTTCCATAGACTTTCTTCAATAcctaagaaagaaattaaacattgAGAGCACAAGCCATCAGAGTTGTTTTctcctgcacagcccaggccATGATTGCTCTCCATTTAGAAACATCAAATTAGAGCACCTGCCTCCCCTAGTCTAAGTGAACTTGGACAAATATTAAGTCACCGGTTTCCAGTGTTATTGGCTGCTCCTGCTCTAGACAGAGCTCCCTGAACCCCACTGACAAGGGACATGCTGCAGGACAGGAGTCGAAACTGGAACTTTttaaagttcttgctggtcttgAACTTGTGCGGGGAAGAAAACCCTTTCCATACACCTCACCTTCAAAGGAGAATTGTCAGCAGAGCTTGACACAACCGATCTTCCCATCCAAAGGCAGATGCAAAGTGTGCCCTGACCCTCTCCTTGCAGGAAGGCAAATTCAGAGCAGGGGTCAGGCGCAATGTGGCTGGGCAATTGCCCGCCCTGTCTCAGCCTAttgcacaggagagacagggatggagaggagagtGCCAGGCAGCTTGGATGCCTCCCAGAAGCAGAGCCGCCTACAGCATAGCAAAAACCTTTCTTCAAACATAATCACTGCTGAATTTTACATCAATGGCAATTTTCAACTGAGCCATAGCTCTGTGTCAATGAGGGGGCCGGGAACAGGAGGCATTTCATAGAGAAGAACACAACAACGCTGTGGCAGAACTGGTCCTCCTGGGATGACATCCACTACCACGCAGAGAGGATGCACAGGCTCTCTGCATGCCAAAACCTCCTCTCAGCAGAGAGCCTGCCCAGGGAGATGCTCTGTATTAGCAGGAACCCCACTTTGTGCTCCTTACAGTGGGGTTTCACCAGAGACAGAGCAGAAACAAGCTCTATCGTCTCCAGGGAAGTACAGAAAGCAACAGTTTGCTAACTGgtgatttaaaaatgtaatttctatttTGTCAACACTCCCAAGGCAGTCCTGCAGAGATCCCATTTTCCTCTAAAAGCTTGGGAAGTTGCCTTCCACCACCACCACGGTGGCTGCTGGTGCACAGTGGTGTTAGCCACTTGCCCACCACAGCAGTTCTCCTGGGATCACACACTGTACTGATCCTTGCTAAACATGCTGGGAGGGGTCCACCATTTGGGCTGCTTGACTCTCTCGTTTGCCAGCAGCAGTACCTTCAGTAGCAGGCAATGCTGCTCCTAGAAAGCTCTGTATACGGGAACCAGGAAAGCAGGACACTCAGTCATATTTATTCTGACTTTGGTAGGTCTTGCGGCAACTTGCAGGAATTCACTTTGGGTTCAAATCGCTTGTTTCTCGCCAGACTCACAATAAACTCATGGAGCAGTTTCCTTGTTTTCTCCAAAGACAGACACCAGAGTCAAAAGCCTGCTGAAGAGCCTTGGGTGAACCCCATTTGCTACCATGTGGAGATTTGAAAACTGACTCAGGAACTGAGTCACACTTCCTGCCTCACCACCCAACCACAGCTCAGAGAGGCTCTTTATTTCTACCATAAATGGGCCTCCACAGCCCCAGCCCATTCAACAGGAACTGAACCTGCTACTTCACACAGCAGCAGTGAAAAGGGAACCAGTCTGCAGATCAAGGTCTGCACACACAGCAGGAGCCCGTCGCTCGCTCTGAAGTGTGGTTAGAGTCAGAAGAGCAGCGCCGTGGGACTCCAGATTTGTCTTGGTGCCTTCCTTCACTTGTGGGCTCAGCACATCAGTCAGGGAAACTATTCGATATGGTCACGCCTCACACTCATTTGAACATTCAAAATTAGTGGTGCCCTTCGCCTTTCAGGCTGTAGGGTCATATAAGATGACTTCTTATTCATGAGAGAGTGTAAATACACTTTGCCCTTATCTTCCAGCAAAGTGGGACTCCTGGTTGGCATAGGGCTGCTCCTTTGACCAGCGTGAGATGGGAGCACAGATGCTTCTCTAAGGGTTAGAAGTTAGATCCGTCAACATTGCAAGGACATTGCCCATGCTGAGACAGTATTTGTAGGCTCAAGGCCCAGAGATGCTCACTCACCTCGTCAGCACCGTGTTCCTGGAGTTCCTTGTAGAATTTCAGAGAAATACTGACCATCACTTTTGTCTTGTCTCCATTGGGGTTTGAAATATGGTAAAGGACTCCATCAAAGTCTATGAAGCAAGCAAGAGAAACATGAGGGAACAAGAACCAGTTCCTATTTTTGAGGAAGGTTTTCCCTACATGTTCTAGGAACTGCATAAAGCGACACTGttccccctgctccagccctcACACATACACCAAGACAGAAACCCGTAATTAAGGAAAGCGGTAATGTCATGTAGGGAGACCTGTTATCATTCAACGGGCTGAAACAGTTTTGACACCTGTCCATCACAGAAAGCTTTAGTCTAGTGTCATTTAGTATCCCTGGCAAATCAGCTTGTGCTCAATGCACAAGGATACAAACAAGCAGAGACGGGAGCCTTCTGGATGGCCAGCACGGAAAGTGACTGACATGCCCACTGGGCCAGAGCTGCAGCCTGGAAGAAAAAACATCTCTGTCAGCAAAGGCAGCTCAGCGCTGCCTGCTGAGACAGCTTCCACTTCACTGCAGAACAGGCAAGAGGCAGGGAAAGGCAACCCTCCAGCTACCTAGCAAACTCCACTTCCTCATGAAGCTCTGCAGCTTACAGAGATTTTTgacaacagaagcaaaaaaatcagTTGCTGAATGAACACTTGAACTTCCGTGGCACTTCTCATCCTGCAGAGCAAACTTCAGGCGATGAATTCATCTTGCCTGTCACACCGAGCCAC
It contains:
- the ARPC2 gene encoding actin-related protein 2/3 complex subunit 2 yields the protein MILLEVNNRIIEETLTLKFEGAAAGNKPEAVEVTFADFDGVLYHISNPNGDKTKVMVSISLKFYKELQEHGADEVLKKVYGNYLVNPESGYNVSLLYDLENLPTDKDAIVHQAGMLKRNCFASVFEKYFKFQEEGKEGEKRAVIHYRDDETMYVEAKKDRVTVVFSTVFKDDDDVVIGKVFMQEFKEGRRASHTAPQVLFSHREPPLELKDTDAAVGDNIGYITFVLFPRHTNAAARDNTINLIHTFRDYLHYHIKCSKAYIHTRMRAKTSDFLKVLNRARPDAEKKEMKTITGKTFTTR